TCCACgacaagcggcgcacgtacggcggcagcgctgcctcgtcctcggACGGAATATTCTGCACGTGCTTGGGCCGCTGCGCAATCTTCCACAAAAACGCCACGTTGGGATTCTGCTCGTGGATCATGTGGAGCGCTTGCACCATATGGGCGTAGTCCTGCGGCTGGTAGTAGTAGATGGTGCCCATGTTGATGCACACGACACGCCGGCCCTCCGCGTGCATCTTGTCCATCCATGCGATGACCTCGTCATCGGCTGGCTGCTGCGCGTCGGGCTGTGCCTGGGGCGGGAAGCAGGGGCCGACAAAGAACACGGAGCGGTCGTACGCGGACGGGGCGTAGATGTCGAGCCCTGCGACGTTGAACGTGATCGTCGCGATCTGCTGCGGCAGAACGCcaggcgacggcggcatgATCGCGTCGTCCATGAGACTCGGCGCTGTGAGGCGCAAAACGTCTTTTCGGAACTGACGACGGCGAATGGACCATGGGTCGTACAGCGCAAAGTACAGCCACCGGAACACGTACGACGTGTTGCGGTGGACGACCGAGAGACCACCCGCTTCTGATCGTCCGCCGCTCATCGCGAGGGGCTGCTTGAATGGGTTCACGCGATTCGCGAGACCCATCGCCGAGCCCGGGGCTGTCTCGATAAAGGGGCGCTTCGTGAGCCGGACGCCGTCCACGGCGAACGGGCTAAAGTTGTCGACGATGATCATGTCAGGATCGAGGGCGtccacggcatcgcgcacgaggtgcacgatgcgcaggTACTCGTCCGTCGAGTCGGGCACGAGCTCCGTGTACAGCTTCGTCCAGCCCATGACGTCGCCCGGCTTCCGGCAGCAGTGCTCGTGGAAGCGCTCCGGGTACTCCTCGACAAAGTTGAGGTAGGTGAGCACAGGGCTCTCGCCCAGCGAGTGCAGCAGAAGCGGGTGCGTCTTGAGCACGGCACCCGTCGCAGATCCCGCCTCTGTTTGCACGGGGAACGACCCCAGCCGCTGGATAGCCTGCACTCGCGATAGGACCTTGGCTGCCGAGACCAGAATGCACTGGCAgccgcgctgtgccagctcgagcatgATCGGCATCAGCGGCGCCGTCTGGCCATTGTCAGCATTCGAGACAAAGAGGTAGCGCCTTGCCCACGACATGATGACGCAAAGCAGCCCAAGGCCCCAGGTTGCGAAAAAAGGTGGTCGTTGTACACGGGCCCAACGAGCGCTTTGTCAGCAATCCGAGGGtcgcgacgccgacgcgtgTGGGGCGGCTCAGCCGGACTAGGGCATCGTCGTGGCGAGACGAGGAAGCCAGGGGCGCGGTCGTGCACACCTGGCTGGCACGACAACTCGACACGCTTGTGCGGTGTAGgggcgtgcatgcgcgcatctCGTTCATGACCCTTGGCGTATCGGCCCACGCCTCCGCTCATCCGACCATAGATCCGCCAGCCACGTAGAGAACGAGGTACGTCGGCCCacggctcgtgcgccgcgtgtcATGCCTCCTACGGCCAACGACGCACATACGAcagcggcgtcgcggcgctggtggcgaGAAAAACGCCTGCTCCACCTGGCAGGAGGCTTGGGTTCGTGCCATGCAGAGCACGAACCGGTGGCACAAGAGCCATCGGTCCATCAAGATTCCGCATGTCAAGCTACGACCTGCACCGCCATcgaagcgcacgcacgatcCAGACGCtgaggacgacgcgcaTTTCCGAAAGACGCGCGTGACGACGacagcgcgcgcacatACGCATGCCGACTttgtggcgcacgcgccactccagcacgtcgtctTGAGCTTTACCGGCATACCCGACAAGCACGACCTGATCCAAGTCGCAGagcggctcggcgcgcgtgtgtgcgGTGACCTCACTGTCGACGTGACGCACCTCATTGCCCTCTCCGCCGGCTCGGACAAGTACCGCGCTGCCGTGCAGTTCCAcatgtgcgtcgtgcgccCGGAATGGCTGTACCTCGTACGTGAGGCATGGCTGGCGGGCGACGACACAGTCGATGTCGCGCAATTGGCCGAGCAGTGCCGTCTGCTGCCTTTTGAGGGACTCGTGCTCGGCCTGACGGGCTTTGATGCTCACGAGCGCGATCGACtcgcggcgcgcatcgacgccctCGGCGGACATGTCGCACCCCGCATCGTATGGGATGGATCGATTACGCATCTCGTGTGCGCACCGCCCTCAGAGGACCGCCACCGCAAGGGCCTCGATCGCGTGCTCATGTATCGCGCCCTGCTCAGCGAGTGCCCCGACGCACCGCatgtccagcacgccgcacgcATCCATCTCGTGCATCATGTATGGGTCGACGActgcgagcgcgcgcgcgtcctgcTGCCAGAATCAGCCTACGACGCTACAAGAGACGTGgacagcgccgacgcgcgtgctcAGCGCGTGGCTTCGCTCCAGCCACGCGTCTTGGACCGCACacacagcgacgcagcaccgccacccGCGCCGCCTACGCCACCTGCtcctgccgcgcctcgccggCGCACGTCCCTCTTGTCGTGgtcgcgctcggccagctTCGACGCCCCGAGCCGCGATCAGGGCCTATGGGCTACGCACACGTTTCACATCGATatgcacgacgcagcacggacgcgacgcgtcatCCATGTGGTGCGCAGTGCGGGCGGCCACGTCGTACCCAGCACCGACGAAGCCGATTACGCGATTGGTCCCTATGTCCCCCCGGCACCGGGCCGGGCCCGGTGCTACGCCACACACCATTGGATCGAGCGGTGCCTGTACGACGAGGCCCTtgtcgacgtgcatgcCCACCCGGCGTACCGTCCACCGAcacggccgctgccgaTCCCCGAAGCGAAGGACTGGTGCATCACACTCACCGGCATGGACCGACATGCCCCCACATACCACCATACCTGCGCCGTCATTGAGGCCATCGGCGCACGCGTAAGTGCCTCGCTTGCGCGGCACACTACGACGCACCTTTTGtgtgcgccaggcgcgcaCACCAGCCTCAAGGCCCAAAAGGCCACCGAATGGCAGATTCCTCTCGTCGACCTGGCGTTCCTCGAGGCCCTCGTGCATCCTGCGGCAGCCTCGCCGtcacgtcgtcgagcacgcCCGACGCACCGCGCGGTCCTTGggcacgatgcgcgtccCTCGATCACCGAGGAGGCGCCGGTGGCCAGCGAGCCGGACAGGATcgaggcgcctgcgcagccCATGGTCCTGTACGACGACCCCGTCGCCCGTCGTGAGCAGTCCAAGCTCATGGCCCtcgtgcatggcgagccTAGCCACCGCACACGAAAGAGCTAGCGCCATCGGAGAcacgcgacgacgacccaCTTGCTCCGCTCCTCGATGTCACCCATGTCATCCGACGCCGTGTACGCCCGCtcgtcgcccagcacgctGCGTTCATACATGCCGCCGAACTTGGCCGTCGCGTCCGGCACGAGGCCCgcttcgcgcgccgcctcaaAAAaccgcgccgtcgccggTCGGCCCGTGTGAAAGCCGGCTACAATCacagcgcgcgcctcgGATGTGTGCGCAAGCAGCGCACAGATGGAGTGCAGTAGGTGAGCGTGCTGCGAAGATACCCATAGCACATCGGCCGCCATCACCATGTCAAACGGACCGCCTGCCTGGGCCTCCTGCGTCACGTCGCCCCATGCCAGGCCACGCACTTCCAGCGACAACGCTGCATACGCGTCGCATGTGTCATGCACGttgcgctgcagcgccgcgagaaTGTCGGGATCTGGGTAGTCCGTCACGACGCAGTGCCGCGCGCCC
Above is a window of Malassezia restricta chromosome IX, complete sequence DNA encoding:
- a CDS encoding BRCT domain protein; this translates as MQSTNRWHKSHRSIKIPHVKLRPAPPSKRTHDPDAEDDAHFRKTRVTTTARAHTHADFVAHAPLQHVVLSFTGIPDKHDLIQVAERLGARVCGDLTVDVTHLIALSAGSDKYRAAVQFHMCVVRPEWLYLVREAWLAGDDTVDVAQLAEQCRLLPFEGLVLGLTGFDAHERDRLAARIDALGGHVAPRIVWDGSITHLVCAPPSEDRHRKGLDRVLMYRALLSECPDAPHVQHAARIHLVHHVWVDDCERARVLLPESAYDATRDVDSADARAQRVASLQPRVLDRTHSDAAPPPAPPTPPAPAAPRRRTSLLSWSRSASFDAPSRDQGLWATHTFHIDMHDAARTRRVIHVVRSAGGHVVPSTDEADYAIGPYVPPAPGRARCYATHHWIERCLYDEALVDVHAHPAYRPPTRPLPIPEAKDWCITLTGMDRHAPTYHHTCAVIEAIGARVSASLARHTTTHLLCAPGAHTSLKAQKATEWQIPLVDLAFLEALVHPAAASPSRRRARPTHRAVLGHDARPSITEEAPVASEPDRIEAPAQPMVLYDDPVARREQSKLMALVHGEPSHRTRKS
- a CDS encoding S-adenosylmethionine-dependent methyltransferase is translated as MDYFEDALFTVFAHHQPARGDPGTRSVFADEALAPSRHGERRIVYRIPELSSENTRLFAHHQWDAGVHLAKMITAREMDVRAKRVVELGAGTGLPSLVAAVMGARHCVVTDYPDPDILAALQRNVHDTCDAYAALSLEVRGLAWGDVTQEAQAGGPFDMVMAADVLWVSSQHAHLLHSICALLAHTSEARAVIVAGFHTGRPATARFFEAAREAGLVPDATAKFGGMYERSVLGDERAYTASDDMGDIEERSKWVVVACLRWR
- a CDS encoding diacylglycerol acyltransferase family; protein product: MSWARRYLFVSNADNGQTAPLMPIMLELAQRGCQCILVSAAKVLSRVQAIQRLGSFPVQTEAGSATGAVLKTHPLLLHSLGESPVLTYLNFVEEYPERFHEHCCRKPGDVMGWTKLYTELVPDSTDEYLRIVHLVRDAVDALDPDMIIVDNFSPFAVDGVRLTKRPFIETAPGSAMGLANRVNPFKQPLAMSGGRSEAGGLSVVHRNTSYVFRWLYFALYDPWSIRRRQFRKDVLRLTAPSLMDDAIMPPSPGVLPQQIATITFNVAGLDIYAPSAYDRSVFFVGPCFPPQAQPDAQQPADDEVIAWMDKMHAEGRRVVCINMGTIYYYQPQDYAHMVQALHMIHEQNPNVAFLWKIAQRPKHVQNIPSEDEAALPPYVRRLSWIPSMTAVMEHPALAVMMHHGGGNSLNECLAYGIPQFCISQWVDTHDIGLCIRHSGVGLWSEYSPDFVPEDICSQLLQLVEDKDHTFRHTALSWKLKTQQAGGTKFAADLIQSYVTDYTYAGGSSKAPMPHAM